A single genomic interval of Arthrobacter globiformis harbors:
- the istA gene encoding IS21 family transposase produces the protein MITLDVWAQIRHRYATEKISKRELARQLGVSRGTVDRALEADRPPKYERKPAGSSFDAYAQRVRALLVQTPTMPASVLAERVGWTGAASLFRDKVRAIRPEYLPADPVDRLVHEPGKAMQCDLWFPHEPLPLGHGQEGKPPVLVMTSAFSGYVQARMLPTRTTFDLLGGMWSLLQETQAVPKQLWDNESGIGQGRLTEPAAAFAGVLGCEIRQLPPRDPESKGMVERMNRYFRQGFMPGRRFASPADFNDQLVDWLPCANARYSRSRHGRPAELFDRDREAMRPLSPVAPQSAFRSSVRLPRDYYVRVFSNDYSVDPGAIGRIVDIVADLETVTVSIDGRPLARHERRWARHQIFTDPEHVNKAASLRQLHRTVKAGRATIVEERDLSVYDELFGVCIPDDALELSAAGR, from the coding sequence GTGATCACATTGGATGTTTGGGCGCAGATACGCCACCGATACGCGACGGAGAAGATCTCCAAGAGAGAGCTGGCAAGACAGCTTGGTGTTTCCCGTGGGACGGTGGACCGGGCGTTGGAGGCGGACCGTCCGCCAAAGTATGAGCGGAAGCCCGCCGGCTCCAGCTTCGATGCGTACGCGCAGAGAGTCCGGGCGCTGCTGGTGCAGACACCGACGATGCCGGCCTCGGTGTTGGCCGAACGTGTCGGCTGGACGGGTGCCGCCTCACTGTTTCGGGACAAGGTCCGTGCCATCCGGCCCGAGTATTTACCCGCTGATCCGGTGGACCGTCTGGTCCATGAACCAGGCAAGGCAATGCAGTGCGACCTGTGGTTTCCGCACGAGCCGCTGCCGCTTGGCCACGGGCAGGAAGGCAAGCCACCGGTACTGGTGATGACGAGCGCCTTCTCCGGATATGTTCAGGCCAGGATGCTGCCGACCCGCACGACCTTTGATCTGCTGGGCGGGATGTGGTCACTGCTGCAGGAAACCCAGGCGGTTCCAAAGCAGCTCTGGGACAACGAGTCAGGAATCGGCCAGGGACGGCTGACCGAACCTGCCGCGGCATTCGCCGGAGTGCTGGGCTGCGAGATCCGGCAGCTGCCACCACGGGATCCGGAATCCAAGGGCATGGTGGAGCGGATGAACCGATACTTCCGCCAGGGCTTCATGCCCGGACGGCGCTTCGCGTCGCCAGCAGACTTCAACGATCAGCTGGTGGACTGGCTGCCGTGCGCCAACGCCCGTTACTCCCGATCCCGGCACGGCAGGCCGGCCGAGCTCTTCGACAGGGACCGGGAAGCGATGCGGCCCTTGTCGCCGGTGGCGCCTCAGAGCGCGTTCCGCAGCAGCGTCCGGCTGCCACGGGACTACTACGTGCGGGTCTTCTCGAATGACTATTCTGTGGATCCGGGCGCCATCGGACGGATCGTGGACATTGTCGCGGACCTGGAAACGGTCACCGTGAGCATTGACGGCCGGCCGCTGGCCAGGCACGAGCGCCGCTGGGCCCGGCACCAGATCTTCACCGATCCCGAGCACGTGAACAAGGCCGCCTCCCTTCGGCAGCTCCACCGCACGGTCAAAGCCGGACGGGCCACGATCGTGGAGGAACGGGACCTGTCGGTTTACGACGAGCTGTTCGGTGTCTGCATCCCAGATGACGCCCTCGAACTCTCCGCGGCCGGACGGTGA
- the istB gene encoding IS21-like element helper ATPase IstB produces the protein MKDIDYYARALRAPRIADGYRSLGDRAREAGWSHEEYLAAVLSREVAEREASGAALRISAARFPGHKLLEEFNFDHQPAADRNLIAHLGTGVFLEEAKNVVLLGPPGTGKTHLAVGIGIRAARAGHRVLFDTATGWVSRLAEAHDRGRLPQELAKLRRYKLLIVDEVGYIPFDQDSANLFFQLVSSRYEHASLVLTSNLAFSRWGEVFSHATVASAMIDRIVHHTEVLNLTGSSYRLRNKTKTQLQAQ, from the coding sequence ATGAAGGACATCGACTACTACGCCCGGGCGCTGCGCGCGCCACGGATCGCCGACGGCTACCGCTCCCTCGGGGACCGGGCACGGGAAGCAGGCTGGTCCCACGAGGAATACCTCGCCGCGGTCCTCTCCCGCGAGGTCGCCGAACGCGAAGCCTCCGGCGCAGCGCTGCGGATCAGTGCCGCCCGATTCCCCGGGCACAAGCTGCTGGAGGAATTTAACTTCGACCACCAGCCCGCCGCGGACCGGAACCTCATCGCGCACCTGGGCACCGGGGTGTTCCTCGAGGAAGCCAAGAACGTGGTCCTGCTTGGCCCACCGGGCACCGGAAAAACCCATCTGGCCGTCGGCATCGGCATCCGCGCCGCGCGCGCCGGGCACCGCGTCCTGTTCGATACCGCGACCGGGTGGGTCTCTCGCCTGGCCGAGGCCCACGACCGCGGCCGGCTGCCGCAGGAACTGGCCAAGCTACGCCGCTACAAACTGCTCATCGTCGACGAAGTCGGCTACATTCCGTTCGACCAGGACTCAGCCAACCTGTTCTTCCAGCTGGTCTCCTCCCGCTATGAACACGCCTCCCTGGTGCTCACCAGCAACCTGGCCTTCAGCCGCTGGGGCGAGGTCTTCAGCCATGCGACCGTGGCCTCAGCCATGATCGACAGGATCGTCCACCACACGGAAGTCCTGAACCTCACTGGAAGCAGCTACCGGCTCCGAAACAAGACGAAAACCCAACTTCAGGCACAATAG
- a CDS encoding glycosyltransferase family 4 protein: MVRRDEEWDFISDAFHPDWVGGLQRYASEFAQVVADSGRSTRIWTRMWSPSGAASISEIVPDAKVVQLLPNVRGKLRGLLLTALSLVSFPMHARLRGSVRVAHTSILGNLFFSRRSKALQVYVFHASPALELATQAKQSLSFNMGTRLRVGILGYLEASCLKKADCVVVLSDFSKQLLLQQYSWMRRENVHVIPGGSKVSGIEIAPRTRESAKRLIALRRLEWRTGVDLLLEGFAGSGIASDGWELDVVGTGSLTAELKLKAVELGIDKKVTFHGLVSEEAKSALLSRAQLFVLPTRAFEGFGLATIEAMALGLVPIVTSAGASPEIVSDVHSELVCEPTAHGLAGALRLWTSDERQAQIDRISARSADAAAEYDWGRVLERYLKLVDEYRK, encoded by the coding sequence TTGGTACGGCGTGACGAAGAGTGGGATTTTATTAGTGATGCGTTCCACCCCGACTGGGTCGGAGGCCTGCAACGCTACGCGAGTGAATTCGCTCAGGTGGTCGCCGACAGCGGACGATCGACGCGGATCTGGACGCGCATGTGGTCTCCTTCTGGCGCTGCTTCCATCTCTGAAATCGTGCCAGACGCTAAAGTTGTCCAGCTGCTGCCCAACGTGCGAGGCAAGTTGAGAGGGCTTTTACTGACCGCTCTTTCTCTTGTTTCGTTTCCGATGCACGCCCGGTTACGCGGCAGCGTTCGTGTTGCGCATACTTCGATTTTGGGCAACCTATTCTTTTCTAGGCGGAGCAAAGCACTGCAGGTTTATGTTTTTCATGCAAGCCCCGCGCTGGAGCTAGCCACGCAGGCGAAACAATCGTTATCGTTTAACATGGGTACACGGTTGCGCGTAGGCATTCTAGGGTATCTAGAAGCCTCGTGTTTGAAGAAAGCCGACTGCGTCGTGGTTCTGAGCGACTTTTCAAAACAACTTCTACTCCAACAGTACTCGTGGATGAGGCGCGAGAATGTGCATGTAATTCCCGGAGGCTCGAAAGTATCGGGCATTGAGATTGCGCCGCGAACTCGGGAATCGGCGAAGCGGCTAATCGCGCTCCGTCGGTTGGAATGGCGAACTGGCGTCGACCTCCTGCTTGAAGGTTTTGCCGGGTCCGGTATCGCAAGTGACGGCTGGGAGTTGGACGTCGTGGGAACGGGCTCGTTGACTGCCGAATTGAAACTGAAGGCTGTGGAGCTAGGAATCGACAAGAAGGTAACGTTTCATGGTCTGGTTTCCGAAGAAGCAAAGTCTGCGCTTCTTTCGCGAGCGCAACTCTTCGTACTCCCGACAAGGGCTTTCGAGGGATTTGGTTTGGCTACTATCGAAGCGATGGCACTTGGCCTGGTGCCAATCGTTACTTCAGCCGGGGCGTCGCCTGAAATCGTGTCAGACGTTCATTCTGAGCTTGTTTGCGAACCTACGGCCCATGGCCTGGCCGGAGCTCTGCGTTTGTGGACCTCTGACGAGCGCCAGGCGCAGATCGACAGAATAAGCGCTAGGTCCGCCGATGCAGCGGCTGAATATGATTGGGGCCGCGTTCTTGAACGCTACCTCAAATTGGTGGATGAATATCGGAAATGA
- a CDS encoding serine O-acetyltransferase, whose translation MSLIFYRVGHYFHVHHIPVLPRVCTLLGRLLFGAHIPSECSIGRQCKVAYGGSGVVIHPNATIGHGCTISPGVVIGGRGGSPVLPTIGDDVKIFPGAAILGSVVIGNNAVIGANAVVVADVPAGGRVVAPAARMLPPRGDA comes from the coding sequence ATGAGCTTAATATTTTATCGAGTCGGCCACTACTTCCATGTTCATCACATTCCAGTTCTTCCGCGCGTCTGCACGCTATTGGGGAGGCTGCTATTTGGGGCGCACATACCCTCGGAATGCAGCATAGGGAGACAATGCAAGGTTGCTTATGGGGGCTCTGGCGTTGTGATCCATCCGAACGCAACCATTGGCCACGGTTGTACGATCTCGCCGGGAGTCGTTATTGGTGGGCGCGGTGGGAGTCCCGTGTTGCCGACGATAGGCGATGACGTGAAGATTTTTCCTGGCGCGGCGATTTTGGGGAGCGTCGTCATTGGGAACAACGCCGTTATTGGAGCAAACGCCGTCGTCGTTGCGGATGTTCCGGCGGGTGGCAGGGTCGTGGCCCCTGCTGCGCGCATGTTGCCTCCTCGTGGCGATGCTTGA
- a CDS encoding WecB/TagA/CpsF family glycosyltransferase: protein MARKINFLGIEIDSLTMAESVSKALDLVKGGGTHQHVVVNAAKIVSAMHDDSLKRTISDCAMVNADGQSIVWASRLLGQGLPERVAGIDFMDQMLRAAAAKSLSVYLLGASADVVSAVAEKVRDMGVSVVGFHDGFWRKDMSDEEMASIICDTQADLVFVALPSPFKENFLRDQLQRMNARLSIGVGGSFDVMAGVTSRAPKWMQTFGLEWLHRLLQEPRRMFMRYLVGNSRFIYYVVREFVTMKRRTFSK, encoded by the coding sequence ATGGCACGGAAGATTAATTTTCTCGGTATTGAGATCGATTCGCTAACCATGGCGGAATCTGTGTCTAAAGCCTTAGATTTAGTTAAAGGGGGCGGAACCCATCAACACGTCGTTGTAAATGCCGCAAAGATTGTCAGTGCCATGCATGATGATTCCTTGAAGCGGACCATTTCCGATTGTGCAATGGTTAACGCCGACGGACAGTCAATAGTTTGGGCCAGCAGATTACTGGGGCAGGGACTCCCTGAACGTGTTGCGGGCATAGACTTCATGGATCAGATGCTCCGGGCTGCTGCTGCTAAGTCTCTAAGCGTATACCTCCTTGGGGCTTCCGCGGACGTTGTGTCTGCTGTGGCTGAAAAAGTGAGGGACATGGGCGTGTCGGTCGTTGGTTTCCATGATGGGTTCTGGCGCAAAGACATGAGCGATGAAGAAATGGCGTCAATAATATGCGACACACAAGCAGACTTAGTCTTTGTCGCTCTACCCTCGCCGTTCAAGGAAAATTTCCTCAGGGATCAATTGCAACGAATGAATGCTCGACTTTCTATTGGGGTCGGAGGCAGCTTCGACGTGATGGCAGGTGTAACGTCTCGTGCGCCGAAGTGGATGCAGACCTTTGGACTGGAATGGTTGCATCGGCTTTTGCAGGAGCCACGACGCATGTTTATGAGATACCTGGTTGGAAACTCTCGCTTTATCTATTATGTCGTCCGAGAATTTGTCACTATGAAAAGACGGACGTTTTCTAAATGA
- a CDS encoding prenyltransferase/squalene oxidase repeat-containing protein yields the protein MNDDLKVRASALHALDFAKRHDFAGADPYDGLTSPLAKLLVGRLPRQAWQQVIKRSNLTIRAMTGIRPVRMAKATALFAEGLWLLGRQDEARLLGDRLLASQAGGPWGYEFDVQTRWAHYRAGTPNVIATAFVIRALAVQKRLDEVNPEVLEWLYSLIDPRGYFHYTPASSALIHNGNLLAAETVARMGGDLGAVRAAAEITLQHQSSDGSWAYGEGSNLSWIDNFHTVYVLESLSRLADYEIGSRDQLKSGIDYWHKSLLSQDRLPFYYAGDRSPSTDVHNIATVVGGLSKFKDPLAVPGHAHPTVQLLLSHQGPDGGFRDKPGSVPYMRWNQAHAFCALAKVMVTDGNGSNGTED from the coding sequence ATGAATGACGATTTGAAGGTACGGGCATCCGCTCTCCATGCTCTGGACTTTGCGAAGCGACATGACTTCGCAGGTGCGGACCCCTATGACGGCTTGACGTCGCCACTAGCCAAGCTGCTCGTTGGACGGTTACCAAGGCAAGCCTGGCAGCAGGTCATTAAGCGTTCCAACCTAACGATTCGAGCTATGACCGGCATCCGACCTGTTCGCATGGCCAAGGCAACAGCATTGTTTGCGGAGGGGCTTTGGCTGCTAGGGCGACAAGATGAGGCGAGACTCCTCGGAGACCGGCTGCTGGCCAGCCAGGCAGGCGGGCCTTGGGGGTATGAGTTTGACGTTCAAACCAGGTGGGCGCACTATCGGGCCGGCACACCCAACGTTATCGCGACCGCTTTTGTGATACGGGCACTTGCGGTCCAGAAGAGGTTGGATGAGGTAAATCCGGAGGTTCTTGAGTGGCTTTATTCGCTAATCGATCCGCGCGGATATTTCCACTACACACCGGCGTCTAGCGCCTTGATTCACAACGGAAACCTCCTCGCGGCGGAGACAGTTGCACGGATGGGGGGAGACCTGGGAGCAGTCCGTGCAGCCGCGGAGATCACTCTGCAGCATCAGAGCTCTGATGGGTCGTGGGCCTATGGCGAGGGCAGCAATCTCAGTTGGATCGACAACTTTCACACGGTTTACGTACTCGAATCATTGTCCCGACTGGCGGACTATGAGATCGGCTCTCGTGATCAGCTCAAGTCAGGCATTGACTACTGGCATAAATCCTTGCTGAGCCAAGATCGTCTCCCCTTCTATTACGCTGGCGATAGAAGCCCCAGTACAGACGTTCATAACATCGCAACGGTTGTCGGCGGTCTTTCGAAATTTAAGGATCCGCTCGCCGTTCCTGGTCATGCTCATCCCACAGTGCAGTTGTTACTGTCGCATCAGGGGCCCGACGGGGGTTTCCGGGACAAGCCCGGCAGCGTACCGTATATGCGGTGGAATCAGGCTCACGCATTCTGTGCTCTTGCAAAAGTTATGGTTACGGACGGAAATGGCTCAAATGGCACGGAAGATTAA
- a CDS encoding glycosyltransferase → MTRVIVIGPPPGSPGGIGIMMEHLSGTLDAKSDYQFVDSGTTQRRLLTFAKALWTVLRVCEDDAIFHLNLASRGSTYRKLVIAAVLWRKRKKYVLHLHGASYREFYSSSHSIVKRLVRSMFKRSARVLVLGSAWKSFVTEEIGLPGSKVAVLQNAVPGPQAPPTSSDDPVSMIFIGRSGSRKGVPEILTALEGLETGSPWTMTLAGDADSVSMSEMLASSDLVEYTGWIEQDALAILLNRASIFVLPSHAEGLPLALLDSMAWGLAPIVTAVGSIGDVIVDGVNGLVVSVGDVDGLRQAMQRLVEDPELRVRLGNEARRSWEQNFDISSYRSRLEFEYAVASDYPRTKR, encoded by the coding sequence ATGACCAGGGTTATCGTGATCGGCCCCCCGCCAGGATCTCCAGGCGGCATTGGCATAATGATGGAACACCTGTCTGGGACACTCGACGCCAAAAGCGACTACCAATTCGTAGACAGTGGCACAACCCAGAGGCGTTTGCTTACATTTGCAAAAGCGCTATGGACCGTCCTGCGCGTCTGCGAAGATGATGCGATCTTTCATCTGAACCTAGCCTCACGCGGGAGCACATACAGGAAGCTAGTGATAGCTGCTGTGCTCTGGAGGAAACGGAAAAAGTATGTCCTGCACTTGCATGGGGCATCGTACCGTGAGTTTTACTCGAGTAGCCACAGCATAGTCAAACGTCTCGTGCGATCGATGTTCAAAAGATCAGCGCGAGTGCTGGTGCTTGGTTCGGCATGGAAAAGCTTTGTGACGGAGGAGATCGGCCTTCCTGGCTCGAAAGTAGCTGTTCTGCAAAATGCAGTGCCCGGACCGCAGGCGCCTCCGACATCCAGCGATGACCCGGTCTCGATGATCTTCATTGGCAGATCCGGCTCGCGTAAGGGTGTTCCCGAAATTCTGACTGCTTTAGAAGGTCTGGAGACCGGCAGCCCCTGGACTATGACGCTTGCGGGCGATGCAGACAGCGTATCAATGAGCGAAATGCTGGCTTCCTCCGATCTCGTCGAATATACCGGTTGGATTGAGCAGGACGCACTCGCCATCCTTCTGAACAGAGCATCTATTTTCGTCTTGCCCTCGCATGCGGAAGGACTTCCGCTAGCTCTTCTCGACTCGATGGCATGGGGACTCGCACCGATAGTGACGGCGGTGGGATCTATCGGTGACGTCATTGTGGATGGCGTCAACGGGCTTGTTGTAAGCGTGGGAGATGTCGACGGACTCAGGCAGGCCATGCAGCGATTGGTCGAGGATCCAGAACTCCGGGTGAGGCTTGGAAATGAGGCTCGTCGCAGTTGGGAGCAGAACTTTGATATATCTTCGTATCGCTCGAGGCTCGAGTTCGAATATGCGGTCGCCTCTGATTATCCAAGGACAAAACGATGA
- a CDS encoding polysaccharide biosynthesis tyrosine autokinase: MELSDYLRVLRRTWPTIVACTLLGLLVAAATSMIVKPTYTAQTKLFVAIQSSGSVSDLQQGNTFSQARVQSYVETVGTPAVLQPVIDSLGLDTSPEELSKNVEARSDSNTVIISIEAIDSSPVQAAAIAQAVGNSLISAIDEIESPKEGGASPVRLSVVTPASAPVAPSAPNTRLNMFLGAFAGLALGVVLAVLRSTLDTKVRGESDVRRVSQVPILGGISFDGDATKKPLLTQAPAQSPRAESFRQIRTNLQFAHVSHESKALLVTSSLPGEGKSTTATNLAIAIAQGGQSVVLIDADLRRPRVDAYLGLDRNAGLTTALIGKADVNDLLQPWGDDNLYVLTSGQIPPNPSELLGSESMKQLILRLENAFDSVIIDAPPLLPVTDAAVLAQQVGGVVLVVGSSMLKIPDLQKSLSSLEMVNADVLGVVMNLLPVKGPDAYAYSNYSYESLPNKFSRTSASSERKGRTISTLEDDPLLPALRGRSEQR, encoded by the coding sequence TTGGAGTTAAGCGACTACCTCCGCGTTTTGCGGCGTACCTGGCCCACAATCGTCGCCTGTACTTTGCTTGGCCTCCTTGTAGCAGCCGCAACGTCGATGATTGTGAAGCCGACTTATACAGCCCAGACCAAGTTGTTCGTGGCCATCCAAAGTTCAGGATCGGTTTCCGATCTGCAGCAGGGCAATACGTTTAGCCAAGCGCGCGTGCAGTCCTACGTGGAGACCGTCGGAACCCCCGCAGTTTTGCAACCGGTCATTGATAGCCTCGGACTCGACACCTCACCTGAGGAACTCAGCAAGAACGTTGAAGCCCGTTCGGATTCCAACACGGTAATCATCTCGATTGAAGCCATCGACTCTTCTCCCGTCCAGGCAGCAGCAATAGCGCAAGCCGTGGGCAATAGCCTCATCTCGGCCATTGACGAGATCGAAAGCCCCAAAGAAGGTGGCGCATCGCCCGTTCGTTTATCAGTCGTTACTCCAGCCAGCGCCCCGGTTGCTCCTTCCGCTCCAAATACCCGTCTGAATATGTTTCTCGGAGCCTTTGCCGGCCTTGCCTTAGGCGTTGTGCTAGCTGTCCTGCGATCGACGCTTGACACCAAGGTTCGGGGGGAGTCGGACGTCCGGCGCGTTTCGCAGGTTCCCATCCTTGGCGGAATCTCCTTTGACGGGGATGCCACCAAGAAGCCGCTGTTGACCCAGGCCCCGGCGCAGAGCCCAAGGGCTGAGTCCTTTCGCCAAATACGCACGAATTTACAGTTCGCTCACGTCAGTCACGAATCTAAGGCGCTACTTGTGACGTCGTCTCTTCCGGGCGAAGGAAAGAGCACCACGGCCACCAATTTGGCCATCGCAATCGCTCAGGGCGGGCAGTCCGTTGTCCTAATCGATGCAGACCTTCGTCGGCCCAGGGTTGATGCTTATCTCGGACTCGACAGGAACGCCGGACTGACAACGGCACTAATCGGAAAGGCAGACGTAAACGATCTGCTACAGCCTTGGGGGGACGACAATCTGTACGTACTGACTTCGGGACAGATTCCACCAAATCCAAGTGAGCTCCTCGGGTCCGAGTCTATGAAGCAGCTGATACTGCGCCTGGAAAACGCGTTTGATTCTGTAATCATCGATGCACCTCCGTTGTTGCCTGTGACCGACGCAGCCGTGCTGGCCCAGCAAGTCGGTGGCGTCGTCCTCGTGGTTGGCTCATCCATGCTGAAGATCCCTGATCTACAAAAATCACTGAGTTCACTAGAAATGGTTAACGCTGATGTGTTGGGCGTGGTGATGAACCTTCTCCCTGTCAAAGGCCCGGACGCATATGCGTACAGTAATTACAGTTACGAGTCCCTGCCGAACAAGTTCAGCCGGACATCTGCCAGCTCGGAGCGCAAAGGTCGGACGATTTCCACGCTCGAGGACGATCCGCTTTTACCAGCCCTCCGCGGACGCTCCGAACAACGCTAA
- a CDS encoding sugar transferase — protein sequence MDAFVVVWAVVGAYITRFGLETDFASMGHEAGYALLSLGLIVAWWLMLAAWNSRHARVLGAGADEYKRVAAASLWLFGLIAIFSYVFRIDTARGYVGFALPVGLLGLLLARWLLRQHLNVHRAQGGSMSRLLLLGGPSAIAHLAASLERSRGAGYLPVAAYTPGVFDEAEFEPESRLPILGSAPNTSSIMEAIDLCEADAVAVSAGVQLHPQILRHLGWELASRNVGLIMAPALTDIAGPRIHTQQVAGLPLIHVTTPTLEGGQRVAKRLFDIGVSGLLIVATSPLMAIIAVLIKIDSQGPVLFRQERVGMEGQLFGMLKFRSMVPDAETRLAEISKLNEGSGVLFKIKNDPRVTRIGRVLRKYSMDELPQLFNIFAGSMSLVGPRPPLPREVEAYERDVRRRLLVKPGLTGLWQVSGRSNLSWQDSVRLDLYYVENWSLAGDLVIILRTVRAVFRSTGAY from the coding sequence GTGGATGCTTTCGTTGTGGTTTGGGCGGTGGTCGGTGCTTACATCACCCGTTTTGGACTGGAAACGGACTTTGCTTCCATGGGACACGAGGCTGGGTACGCGCTGTTGTCCCTTGGACTGATCGTAGCGTGGTGGCTAATGCTGGCCGCCTGGAACAGCAGGCACGCCCGTGTACTGGGAGCCGGAGCGGATGAATATAAACGAGTCGCTGCTGCATCGCTGTGGTTGTTCGGACTAATTGCAATTTTCTCTTACGTCTTTCGCATAGACACAGCGCGAGGGTATGTGGGTTTCGCACTTCCGGTCGGGCTACTGGGGCTGCTGTTGGCCAGGTGGTTACTCCGCCAGCACCTAAACGTTCATCGAGCGCAAGGCGGTAGCATGTCGCGTCTGCTGTTACTTGGAGGACCGAGTGCTATCGCGCACCTGGCCGCTTCTTTGGAACGTTCACGCGGGGCTGGCTACCTTCCTGTTGCCGCGTACACTCCTGGAGTCTTTGATGAGGCAGAATTCGAGCCGGAGTCAAGGCTTCCTATCCTCGGTAGTGCCCCTAACACTTCCTCCATAATGGAGGCCATTGACCTCTGCGAAGCAGACGCAGTGGCTGTGTCAGCGGGCGTCCAACTACACCCGCAAATACTGAGGCATTTAGGGTGGGAACTCGCGTCAAGAAATGTGGGTCTCATTATGGCTCCCGCACTCACAGACATTGCAGGACCTCGAATTCACACGCAGCAAGTGGCCGGGCTACCACTCATTCACGTCACGACGCCTACACTGGAGGGCGGGCAGCGAGTCGCTAAGCGGCTCTTCGATATTGGGGTGTCTGGTCTCCTCATAGTGGCGACATCCCCACTTATGGCGATAATAGCGGTCCTCATAAAAATCGACAGCCAGGGACCCGTCCTGTTTCGACAGGAGAGGGTTGGAATGGAAGGTCAGCTCTTCGGGATGCTCAAATTTCGATCGATGGTTCCCGACGCAGAGACGCGGCTCGCAGAAATTTCCAAGCTAAATGAAGGCAGCGGGGTCCTCTTCAAGATCAAGAACGACCCGAGAGTGACACGAATCGGTCGCGTCCTTCGGAAGTACAGCATGGACGAACTTCCTCAGTTATTCAACATCTTTGCCGGCTCCATGAGCCTCGTCGGGCCAAGACCTCCGTTGCCCAGAGAGGTCGAAGCCTACGAACGCGATGTGCGCCGCCGGCTACTTGTCAAGCCGGGGCTCACGGGCTTGTGGCAGGTAAGCGGACGCTCAAATCTCTCGTGGCAGGACTCGGTTCGACTCGATCTCTACTATGTCGAAAATTGGTCACTCGCAGGCGATCTCGTCATAATCCTCCGTACGGTGCGTGCTGTATTTCGCAGCACCGGGGCCTACTAA